The Leptospira langatensis DNA segment AATGCGACGGATGTATTGTGACTCATGTGGATGCTGCAATGAAACAAGGTGCCACGAAAGAAGAGATTACGGAGGCTCTAAGCGTAGCTATTACAGTGAATGCGGGAGCAGCTCTTGTTTATTCCACTCGGGCCTTGGATGCATTTAAGGCCAAATCAACGACTTGATAAACAGCCATTTATAAAAATGGCAAAGGACCATATTCCATTCTCATTGAAGACGCGAATTTTTTAGTAAGAGGTGAGCATGGTCCTGAATGTCAGATTGATCCTTGGGCGTATTACTTTTTTAGATTTGGGAAGGGAATGGAGCCAATTCGCCTGAGTAAAATCTTTCATTAAGAGCAAGCTTCCATTCTCCAAATGCAAGGATACTTGTTCCTTTGTATTCTTATGCTTAAAGCAAAACTTTCTTTCTGCGCCAAAACTTAAGGATGCGATGATTGGATCTTCACCCAAAGCTTTTTCGTCGTCGCTATGCCAGGCCATTCCTTCCTCTCCATTGTGATAGAGGTTTAAAAGGCAGGAGTTAAACGTATGTCCGGTTTGCTCTTCGACAAATTGCTTGAGCTCTAAGAGCTCCTTGGTCCATGGGAGAGCCTTCTTATCCGTATTTGAATACGAATAGTTATAA contains these protein-coding regions:
- a CDS encoding alpha-ketoglutarate-dependent dioxygenase AlkB family protein, giving the protein MKEERNLPFLYPAVNGITKLGEVGSSPKQRLANLLPYDGVAKYYGILIDPFSADLYFASLLQSTAWKNDEAIFFGKHIITKRKVAWYGDSNYNYSYSNTDKKALPWTKELLELKQFVEEQTGHTFNSCLLNLYHNGEEGMAWHSDDEKALGEDPIIASLSFGAERKFCFKHKNTKEQVSLHLENGSLLLMKDFTQANWLHSLPKSKKVIRPRINLTFRTMLTSY